The following proteins are encoded in a genomic region of Oncorhynchus gorbuscha isolate QuinsamMale2020 ecotype Even-year linkage group LG11, OgorEven_v1.0, whole genome shotgun sequence:
- the LOC124047903 gene encoding CDK5 regulatory subunit-associated protein 2-like isoform X2 → MGSGRSSYPQHRFRSLPPCKRSAQSAWSILQSKGKGGRTNPCQRETLDPDNHTIPENSEVPATEAGPTKCESCLQLLQRENGSLLDRLRASKRLNKTLRSQLDLCRSIMAQREGGDGRCFSPSNSLTVEEEMKEQLQEILRLRQSLKESIQANGRLQEHLKNHKAQQAGTEMGQNHPGVHAESERLKASLVETACELTQLQRESDMLREERERLTEKLARSEDNNRSLEGSLSSTQEEIDRLKGELDAYQKQLLKSFCEEMQGSEQTRTAAVNSTEFGGGLPDNPKLNQLLSEIQRIRAQLADKDTIQTKATEEKHPEHSGWPECPPMIININYVECGASRHSSRSSPSGRRDHAKKDNDNLSQSSLTSSIDDSVPSLLNSSLSPLWANDKSPNVTGQEDNCINMQRLISEGKTMTNKMSRLLQGCHNNNSNPTSQSAFDVTPIQVDQKYIKHLSSTIGACHLLRLQERRSQSDSVNFSQSQENFYLENLKLKNKIEIMKREQSQNKKMLSEAVKRLRRVNLGKVGRVSE, encoded by the exons ATGGGAAGTGGCAGGAGCAGCTATCCACAGCACAGATTCAGATCTCTGCCTCCCTGCAAGAGAAGTGCTCAGAG TGCCTGGAGCATTTTGCAGTCCAAAGGGAAGGGGGGGAGAACTAatccctgtcagagagagactcTGGACCCTGACAACCACACCATCCCAGAGAACAGTGAAG TTCCTGCAACTGAGGCTGGCCCGACCAAGTGTGAGAGCTGTCTCCAACTTTTGCAGAGGGAGAATGGCAGTCTGCTGGACAGACTGAGGGCTAGCAAGCGCCTCAACAAGACCCTGCGCAGCCAGCTGGACCTGTGCAGATCCATTATGgctcagagagaggggggtgatggaCGATGTTTCTCCCCCTCCAACTCACTCACAGTGGAAGAAGAAATGAAGGAGCAGCTGCAGGAGATCTTGAGGCTGAGACAGAGTCTGAAGGAGAGCATTCAGGCAAACGGGAGGCTCCAGGAGCATCTGAAGAACCATAAGGCCCAGCAGGCAGGGACAGAGATGGGCCAGAACCACCCAG GCGTGCATGCTGAGTCAGAGAGACTGAAGGCGTCTCTGGTTGAGACAGCCTGTGAGCTCACACAGctccagagagagagtgacatgctgagggaggagagagagaggctgacagagaagCTCGCACGCTCTGAGGACAACAACAGGAGCCTGGAAGGCTCACTTAGCTCCACACAGGAAGAGATAGACAG GTTGAAGGGAGAACTCGATGCCTATCAAAAACAGCTCCTCAAGTCATTTTGTGAGGAGATGCAGGGGTCCGAGCAGACGAGGACAGCTGCAGTCAACTCCACTG AGTTTGGAGGCGGTCTCCCGGACAACCCCAAGCTAAATCAACTCCTCTCTGAGATCCAGCGAATCAGAGCACAGCTTGCCGATAAGGATACAATACAGACTAAAGCCACAGAGGAGAAACACCCTGAGCATTCTGGTTGGCCAGAGTGCCCTCCAATGATCATCAACATCAACTATGTGGAGTGTGGAGCATCCAGGCATTCAAGCAGGAGCAGTCCTTCAG GGAGAAGAGATCATGCCAAGAAGGACAATGACAACCTCTCACAAAGCAGCCTTACCTCCAGCATAGATGACTCGGTCCCATCCTTATTGAACAGTAGCCTATCCCCACTGTGGGCAAATGACAAGAGCCCTAATGTCACTGGCCAGGAAGATAATTGCATCAACATGCAGAGACTGATATCAGAAGGGAAGACAATGACCAATAAGATGAGTAGGCTACTACAGGGGTGCCACAACAACAACTCCAATCCCACGTCACAGTCAGCA TTTGATGTCACTCCGATTCAGGTGGACCAGAAGTACATCAAGCATCTCTCATCTACCATCGGTGCCTGTCATCTTCTGAGGCTCCAAGAGAGGCGTTCTCAGAGTGACTCTGTGAATTTCTCCCAGAGCCAAGAG AATTTCTACTTGGAAAATCTGAAACTGAAGAATAAAATTGAGATAATGAAGAGGGAGCAATCTCAAAACAAGAAGATGCTTTCTGAGGCTGTCAAACGACTGAGAAGAGTGAACCTGGGGAAAGTAGGGAGAGTGAGTGAATAG
- the LOC124047903 gene encoding uncharacterized protein LOC124047903 isoform X1: MGSGRSSYPQHRFRSLPPCKRSAQSAWSILQSKGKGGRTNPCQRETLDPDNHTIPENSEVPATEAGPTKCESCLQLLQRENGSLLDRLRASKRLNKTLRSQLDLCRSIMAQREGGDGRCFSPSNSLTVEEEMKEQLQEILRLRQSLKESIQANGRLQEHLKNHKAQQAGTEMGQNHPGVHAESERLKASLVETACELTQLQRESDMLREERERLTEKLARSEDNNRSLEGSLSSTQEEIDRLKGELDAYQKQLLKSFCEEMQGSEQTRTAAVNSTGNVYKKVPHFFSPSTVILARCDVDSVELLHFHPTSEFGGGLPDNPKLNQLLSEIQRIRAQLADKDTIQTKATEEKHPEHSGWPECPPMIININYVECGASRHSSRSSPSGRRDHAKKDNDNLSQSSLTSSIDDSVPSLLNSSLSPLWANDKSPNVTGQEDNCINMQRLISEGKTMTNKMSRLLQGCHNNNSNPTSQSAFDVTPIQVDQKYIKHLSSTIGACHLLRLQERRSQSDSVNFSQSQENFYLENLKLKNKIEIMKREQSQNKKMLSEAVKRLRRVNLGKVGRVSE, from the exons ATGGGAAGTGGCAGGAGCAGCTATCCACAGCACAGATTCAGATCTCTGCCTCCCTGCAAGAGAAGTGCTCAGAG TGCCTGGAGCATTTTGCAGTCCAAAGGGAAGGGGGGGAGAACTAatccctgtcagagagagactcTGGACCCTGACAACCACACCATCCCAGAGAACAGTGAAG TTCCTGCAACTGAGGCTGGCCCGACCAAGTGTGAGAGCTGTCTCCAACTTTTGCAGAGGGAGAATGGCAGTCTGCTGGACAGACTGAGGGCTAGCAAGCGCCTCAACAAGACCCTGCGCAGCCAGCTGGACCTGTGCAGATCCATTATGgctcagagagaggggggtgatggaCGATGTTTCTCCCCCTCCAACTCACTCACAGTGGAAGAAGAAATGAAGGAGCAGCTGCAGGAGATCTTGAGGCTGAGACAGAGTCTGAAGGAGAGCATTCAGGCAAACGGGAGGCTCCAGGAGCATCTGAAGAACCATAAGGCCCAGCAGGCAGGGACAGAGATGGGCCAGAACCACCCAG GCGTGCATGCTGAGTCAGAGAGACTGAAGGCGTCTCTGGTTGAGACAGCCTGTGAGCTCACACAGctccagagagagagtgacatgctgagggaggagagagagaggctgacagagaagCTCGCACGCTCTGAGGACAACAACAGGAGCCTGGAAGGCTCACTTAGCTCCACACAGGAAGAGATAGACAG GTTGAAGGGAGAACTCGATGCCTATCAAAAACAGCTCCTCAAGTCATTTTGTGAGGAGATGCAGGGGTCCGAGCAGACGAGGACAGCTGCAGTCAACTCCACTGGTAATGTATACAAGAAGGTCCCTCACTTCTTCTCTCCATCTACAGTTATTCTTGCTAGATGTGATGTTGATTCTGTTGAGTTGCTACACTTTCATCCAACATCAGAGTTTGGAGGCGGTCTCCCGGACAACCCCAAGCTAAATCAACTCCTCTCTGAGATCCAGCGAATCAGAGCACAGCTTGCCGATAAGGATACAATACAGACTAAAGCCACAGAGGAGAAACACCCTGAGCATTCTGGTTGGCCAGAGTGCCCTCCAATGATCATCAACATCAACTATGTGGAGTGTGGAGCATCCAGGCATTCAAGCAGGAGCAGTCCTTCAG GGAGAAGAGATCATGCCAAGAAGGACAATGACAACCTCTCACAAAGCAGCCTTACCTCCAGCATAGATGACTCGGTCCCATCCTTATTGAACAGTAGCCTATCCCCACTGTGGGCAAATGACAAGAGCCCTAATGTCACTGGCCAGGAAGATAATTGCATCAACATGCAGAGACTGATATCAGAAGGGAAGACAATGACCAATAAGATGAGTAGGCTACTACAGGGGTGCCACAACAACAACTCCAATCCCACGTCACAGTCAGCA TTTGATGTCACTCCGATTCAGGTGGACCAGAAGTACATCAAGCATCTCTCATCTACCATCGGTGCCTGTCATCTTCTGAGGCTCCAAGAGAGGCGTTCTCAGAGTGACTCTGTGAATTTCTCCCAGAGCCAAGAG AATTTCTACTTGGAAAATCTGAAACTGAAGAATAAAATTGAGATAATGAAGAGGGAGCAATCTCAAAACAAGAAGATGCTTTCTGAGGCTGTCAAACGACTGAGAAGAGTGAACCTGGGGAAAGTAGGGAGAGTGAGTGAATAG